Genomic segment of Candidatus Flexicrinis affinis:
GCGAGAGAAACATCTGTGAGTCTCTCTGCGCCCAGCACGTCTCGCCTAGATGCGGCTGCGCACGTCCTCAACGGCCGAACGATACTTTGCGACGTTGGCCATCTTGATGTCCTCATAACCCCGGATCATATCGGGCAGCCGCGCCAGTTCGACCAGCGCCGCATGATTGGACGCGTCGAGGTCGCCGAGGTGGCGTGCAATCAGCGCTCGATACTCATCGATCAGCGCGCGCTCGACGCGTCGCACCTTCGCATAGCCAAATAGGTCGAACGGCGTCCCGCGCAGCCGCTTCATGCGCTTCAACAGGCCCAAGCCGGGATTGAACCACTGACCGAGTTTCAGTTTGCGCTTCAAGCCCCATCCGCGCAGCAGCGGCGGGTGTAGCAGGTATGACGTCTTCGCGCTCTCGCCGAACTGCTCGGCCAGCTCCGCCTTGACGTTATCCTTGAGGTGGAGCCGTGCGACCTCGTACTCGTCCTTGTAGGCCATCAACTTGAAGAGATAGCGCGCGACAGCTTCAGAAAGCGCAGACTCGCCCGGCAGCGCTGAGCGCTCCGCATCCGCGACCTGTTTGACGAAGTCGACATACAACTTTGCGTATGCGGCGCTCTGATACGCGATGAGTTCCGGTACGCGAATCGAGAGCAGACGCCGCAGTTCGCCTTCGGCGCTTACGCCGTCTACCAGCGACTGCGCTTCGGCGCTCAGGGGTGTCACGTAGGTCAGATCGCCGGCCCGCTTGGTTGGCAGCGCCTCGACCCATCCCGGCTCAATCACGTTGCGACGACCGACCCGGAACGCCTGTATGTTGGCCTTGACGGATACACCGTTCAGCTCGATTGCCTTTTCGATCGCTTCCGCAGTAACCGGAATGACGCCACACTGGTACGCCGCGCCGATCAGCATTAGGTTGGCCGGCATGTGCGAGCCGAACAGCGACTCGCTGAGCGCGATGGCGTCGAAATACACGTTAGCGTCGGGCGATGTGAACTCGTCAATCGCATTATGCAGATGCGCCATGCGCGGGTAGCCGACCTGAGTCGACGCGACCATCTGACCGGTCGGCACCATGCTCGAGGACACGATCGCGACGGTCTTACCGGGCTGGGCGTGGATCAGGTTCGCGTGCGACGTGCCGGTCAGCAAGTCGAACACGATGTACCCGTCGGCACTCCCGCGCGACAGCTTGTTCGATACGTCTGACGGGCCTTCAAGGAACTTGAGGTGGCTGACAACCGGGCCGCCTTTCTGGCTCAAGCCGGTCTGATCCAGCGACAGCACGGCTTTTCCGTCGATCAACGCGGCCGTACCGAGAATCTGGTTTACCGTGACGACGCCCGTGCCACCGATGCCCATCATGTACAGATTGGACTCGCCATTGACACGCAGCGTCGGCTCAGGCAGGGCCACGTCGACCTCGTAGATCGCGTGCGCGCGCTTGCCGTTCTGCGCCGGTTCGACTGTGATGAAGGCCGGACAATCGCCCTTCAGGCACGAATAATCCTTGTTGCACGACGACTGATGAATCTGCGTCTTGCGACCAAACTCGGTGTCGACCGGAAAGACGCTGAGGCAGTTTGACTTCTCGCCACAGTCGCCGCACCCCTCGCACACTGCCTCGTTGATGAAGACGCGGGTAGGCGGCTCGGGGATCAGGCCACGGCGCCGCTTGCGGCGCAGTTCGGCCGCGCAGTACTGATCGTGGATGAGCGCCGTAACCTCCGGCGCTGCAGCCAACACGAGCTGCGCTTCCTCGATCCGGTCGCGGTGCCACACTTCGACTCCCTCGGCCCATGTCGCATGGGAGGGGTAGTCCTCGGGTTCGGCCGACGTGACGATCATCTTCCCGACGCCTTCAGCCCGCAGAAGCTGCGTAAGCTGCCACACCGGAATCTGAACTTCAGGTTCCTGCCCGCCGGTCATCGCCACGGCGGAGTTCCACAGGATCTTGTAGGTCAAATGCGCCTTGGCGGCGACGGCTTGACGAATCGCCAGCGTGCCGCTGTGGAACAGCGTCCCGTCGCCGAGGTTCTGGAAGATGTGCTCGGTATCGGTAAACGGCGACGCGCCGACCCACTGTGCGCCCTCGCCACCCATCTGCGTCAGGCCGAAGATCTGATCTTTAGCCCGATCCATCAGCAGCGTCATCGTGTGACAGCCAATGCCTGCGGCGATCACCGCCCCTTCAGGGACGTTCAGCGTCGACGTATTGTGTGGACAGCCCGAGCAGTAGTAGGGCGTGCGTGCGAGCAGCGGCAGCGTCGTCGGAAGGGGCTGCTTGGCGATTTGATCGAGCCGGTCGTTGAGCACTTCACGCGGGATGCGTTGAGTCAACCGGCGGTAGAGAATGCCGGCGACATCGTCGCTGTCCAGCTCCCCGTACGGCTTGACCAATGGTCGGTCGTTCTCGTCGGTCTTGCCGACCACCTTCGGCCGGACGGCGAGATTGAAGAGCGCATCGCGCACGAATCCCTCGATGAACGACCGTTTCTCTTCGATCACGACGATCTCTTCAAGGCCGTCCGCGAACTCGCGGATCAGCGCCGTGTCGATGGGCGACAGCAGGCCGATCTTGAGGAGGCGGATGCCGTAATGGCGCAGCGTATCGTCATCGTCGATGCCCAGCTCGATCAGGGCTTGCCGCAGGTCGTAGTAAGTCTTTCCAGACGCGACGATACCGATCCAGTCGTCGCCACCGCGGACGACCACCTTATTCAGCCGATTCGCTGCACCAAATGCGCGGGCTGCTTCCAGCTTGCCCTCGATCATTTCGCGCTCGGTAGTCAGCGAATACGGGGTGAGAAGCTGCGGGAACTGCTGCGCGGCCCACGGCTTCCCACGGTACTCGAAGCCCGGATCGACGATCGGGTTGCGATCCTTGGCGATTTCAACAGTCGCGAATTCATCGGCGACGTTGGTCACGACCTTGAAGCCGACCCATAATCCGCAGTAGCGCGAGAGTTCGAACCCGTAGTGTCCCAAGTCGAGCAGTTCCTGCACATTGCCGGGGAACAGGATCGGCATCATGGCGTCGTAGAACTGATACTCGGTCGCAGACGGAAGGGTGGACGACTTGGCGTTCGGATCATCCCCGCCAAGCGCCAGTACGCCGCCGTATTTGCCGACGCCGGCGAAGTTGGCGTGCTTGAAGGCGTCACCACTGCGATCGACGCCGGGCGCTTTGCCGTACCACATGCCGATGACGCCGTCGTAGCGCGGGTTCGGCAGCAAATTGGCGAGCTGGCTTCCGAACACGGCCGTCGCGCCGAGGTCTTCGTTGACCGCCGGCACGAACCGCACGTGATGATCTCGCATGATCTGCTCTTGCTGGCCAAGCAGCAGGTCAAGCCCGCCGAGCGGCGAACCGCGGTAACCTGAGATGAAGGCCGCGGTGTTGAGGCCGCGCCGGCGGTCGGCACGGTGTTGATCCAGCGGAAGCCGCACGAGTGCTTGCGTTCCGCTTAAGACGATGATGCCGTCTTCCTGCAAGTATTTGGCATCAAGAGAGAAATCGGGTTTCCCCGTCAATTTGCGTTTGATCTTATGGTGTTTTTCGTGTCCCGGAAGTTCACCGGGAATCGGCTGTATCTGCTCGGTCATTCGCTCCCCAGTACACCCTGACCTCGGTCAATCCCATACTATCAGATTTTGTGCAACCTGCCAAAACAGGCATCATCACTTCTGTACGAATACGGCCGCTCGCGCTTGTGGACTATGACGACTCCGAATGCCGGCCAGTGACCGACTCCAGAAAGCCGACGATGCGCTGTGCCGATCTACCGTCATGATCCAGAGTCGGGTTGTAGATCGTCACGTCGATTCCGACACAGCTCGGCGACGCGATCATCGGACCGACAATCGCTGCCAGTTCATCCCAATCGAGTCCGCCGGGTATCGGATAGTCCACAGCCGGGAGCGCCTCGCTGGACAGTACATCGAGATCGAGGTGAAGCCAGAACCGCGCGACACGGTCGAGGAGCGCACCGAGCGCCGTGCGTCCGGCCGTCGACGCCTCTGCCAACCCGTTGATCGCCTCGGCGGGAATAACGATCGCGCCGGGCGGTGGGTTGGGCGATCCGTCACGCCGAGCGGCGTCTAGGTCGCGCGTGCCGATCAGCGCAGTATGGCGAGGACGGATCATCGGGGCGTGCCCGGAAAGCGCCGTCAGTTCGGCCGGGCCGCTGCCGGTGACGATGGCGAGGTCCATGTCGGCGGCTTCACCCGTCGGCGAGCTGATGCCGTCGTAGCAGTCGGCATGACCGTCGACGAAGACCAGACCGACATCGTCGCCGTACAACCCGTTCAAGGCCGCCGCTGTTCCGATCATCAGCGTGCAGCAACCGCCAATTAGCAGAGGGCGCTGACCGCCCGC
This window contains:
- a CDS encoding indolepyruvate ferredoxin oxidoreductase family protein, which gives rise to MTEQIQPIPGELPGHEKHHKIKRKLTGKPDFSLDAKYLQEDGIIVLSGTQALVRLPLDQHRADRRRGLNTAAFISGYRGSPLGGLDLLLGQQEQIMRDHHVRFVPAVNEDLGATAVFGSQLANLLPNPRYDGVIGMWYGKAPGVDRSGDAFKHANFAGVGKYGGVLALGGDDPNAKSSTLPSATEYQFYDAMMPILFPGNVQELLDLGHYGFELSRYCGLWVGFKVVTNVADEFATVEIAKDRNPIVDPGFEYRGKPWAAQQFPQLLTPYSLTTEREMIEGKLEAARAFGAANRLNKVVVRGGDDWIGIVASGKTYYDLRQALIELGIDDDDTLRHYGIRLLKIGLLSPIDTALIREFADGLEEIVVIEEKRSFIEGFVRDALFNLAVRPKVVGKTDENDRPLVKPYGELDSDDVAGILYRRLTQRIPREVLNDRLDQIAKQPLPTTLPLLARTPYYCSGCPHNTSTLNVPEGAVIAAGIGCHTMTLLMDRAKDQIFGLTQMGGEGAQWVGASPFTDTEHIFQNLGDGTLFHSGTLAIRQAVAAKAHLTYKILWNSAVAMTGGQEPEVQIPVWQLTQLLRAEGVGKMIVTSAEPEDYPSHATWAEGVEVWHRDRIEEAQLVLAAAPEVTALIHDQYCAAELRRKRRRGLIPEPPTRVFINEAVCEGCGDCGEKSNCLSVFPVDTEFGRKTQIHQSSCNKDYSCLKGDCPAFITVEPAQNGKRAHAIYEVDVALPEPTLRVNGESNLYMMGIGGTGVVTVNQILGTAALIDGKAVLSLDQTGLSQKGGPVVSHLKFLEGPSDVSNKLSRGSADGYIVFDLLTGTSHANLIHAQPGKTVAIVSSSMVPTGQMVASTQVGYPRMAHLHNAIDEFTSPDANVYFDAIALSESLFGSHMPANLMLIGAAYQCGVIPVTAEAIEKAIELNGVSVKANIQAFRVGRRNVIEPGWVEALPTKRAGDLTYVTPLSAEAQSLVDGVSAEGELRRLLSIRVPELIAYQSAAYAKLYVDFVKQVADAERSALPGESALSEAVARYLFKLMAYKDEYEVARLHLKDNVKAELAEQFGESAKTSYLLHPPLLRGWGLKRKLKLGQWFNPGLGLLKRMKRLRGTPFDLFGYAKVRRVERALIDEYRALIARHLGDLDASNHAALVELARLPDMIRGYEDIKMANVAKYRSAVEDVRSRI
- a CDS encoding arginase family protein; translated protein: MTGPTVVLGLPIDCTGIFAGCERAPAALRAAGLVTHLGLPDLGDLPIRIDDPTRDPATGMIGYRQVVAVSHVIRDAVHDLLAGGQRPLLIGGCCTLMIGTAAALNGLYGDDVGLVFVDGHADCYDGISSPTGEAADMDLAIVTGSGPAELTALSGHAPMIRPRHTALIGTRDLDAARRDGSPNPPPGAIVIPAEAINGLAEASTAGRTALGALLDRVARFWLHLDLDVLSSEALPAVDYPIPGGLDWDELAAIVGPMIASPSCVGIDVTIYNPTLDHDGRSAQRIVGFLESVTGRHSESS